The Aminiphilus circumscriptus DSM 16581 genome contains a region encoding:
- a CDS encoding DUF1156 domain-containing protein — protein sequence MTEKENDRRLIEAGFPCHQVGAETQRERGSSSALPPLYYLHVWWARRPLTPSRAAVLGSILPADTDPDWFLKELGIERKVLCLEGGEWVLVGKNKDLIRVGDGGAEILVFDETAAAAFDKENERRAACRQIIETLKKSDPDLAKDPVLLLWERETQPLERPASNALLDVGTVAADPAHVKERIAFKTDPRVKRVLGMDLNWTPEDMYGYDRAFTTPPKTSHPDVSVMDITAGGGSIPFEALRLGCRTLANELNPVASVILDATLNYPARFGSELVKDIETWGKTLLKNLDDKISHLFPESKIPPEEMQRLKDHMSRCDTSITDFDQESVMDYIYVRQVTCPHCGGEAPLLNTCWLSKADGEPWGVAVLPDGKRKNGTVRFKTYCVTTGKGSNGEDPDFSTVRGGKGLCVHCGQGIDAEEIKRQARGESEHGKWKDRLYAVAAVRHQPKLDKNGRVQRVKTGKRAGEIKMEKVHFFRPPNERDLAALDEAERMLKENWTRWEDAGLIPTEAIPEGHKTREPLRVGMKRWCDLFTPRQLLGHLFLIEELNRLKPQILKELDHEKGKAVVTYLQFAIDKGLDYNSIQTLWHANRGVIAHVFTRHDFSTKWTFGEMVFTGPNSGAAWGLSQILEAYGGIAELLEPVRRATRGNPPLTLFNGTAAAMPQVSDKSVDVICFDPPYYNNVQYAELSDYFYVWQRRTLKDLYPDLFHRRLTNKDEEAVANPDRDGGEKESKAAYERMMGEIFLEARRVLKDGGLMTMMFTHKSQEAWETLTRALIHSGFVITSTVPVESEGERDIHHQNMAATVSSIFISCRKAVRQENRPPSSWRGFGGSGVQQKVQAGVEKGLEEFAHLNLNPVDRMVACYGRALQVLSENWPVLDGEDPVGPKRAMLEASRVVAEAQFRESAKGKLSLSDLSPEAAMAVLLFGIFGLEEFDYDDALSLSKSLNIALEAKTGGYAANGRFIGINAQESERRAAALKSNEVGFAAPLVRKGSKLRLALPEERDPRRLESPQTEWDLLQGTIMAYREGMEITAKGYLQNKAGEKASVAKSLLCVWAEEVADETLRKEARAIRFGLGLLEA from the coding sequence ATGACGGAGAAAGAGAACGACCGGAGGCTCATCGAAGCAGGATTTCCTTGTCATCAGGTGGGGGCCGAAACGCAGCGGGAACGAGGCTCCAGCTCGGCTCTGCCGCCCCTCTATTACCTTCACGTCTGGTGGGCCCGGCGACCCCTGACCCCCAGCCGCGCCGCGGTCCTGGGCTCCATCCTTCCGGCGGACACCGATCCGGACTGGTTTTTGAAGGAATTGGGGATCGAGAGGAAGGTCCTTTGTCTGGAGGGTGGCGAGTGGGTTCTTGTGGGAAAGAACAAGGACCTTATCCGCGTGGGCGACGGTGGCGCCGAAATCTTAGTCTTCGACGAAACCGCCGCCGCCGCGTTCGACAAAGAGAACGAGAGGCGGGCCGCATGCCGACAAATCATAGAAACCCTGAAAAAGAGCGATCCCGACCTGGCGAAGGACCCCGTTCTCCTGCTATGGGAGAGGGAGACCCAGCCTCTTGAGCGCCCCGCCTCCAATGCCCTGCTCGACGTCGGCACGGTCGCCGCGGATCCGGCCCATGTCAAGGAGCGGATTGCCTTCAAGACCGATCCCCGAGTAAAAAGGGTCTTGGGGATGGATCTAAACTGGACTCCGGAGGATATGTACGGGTATGATCGTGCCTTTACAACTCCTCCCAAGACTTCGCACCCGGATGTCTCCGTGATGGACATTACGGCGGGAGGAGGTTCCATTCCGTTCGAAGCCCTCCGTTTGGGATGCAGGACCTTGGCCAACGAATTGAACCCCGTCGCCTCGGTCATCCTTGACGCGACCTTGAATTACCCGGCCAGGTTCGGATCGGAACTTGTAAAAGATATCGAAACATGGGGGAAAACCCTTCTGAAAAATCTAGACGACAAGATTTCTCACTTATTCCCCGAATCAAAAATTCCTCCGGAGGAAATGCAACGGCTGAAGGATCACATGAGTCGCTGTGACACGTCCATCACCGATTTCGACCAAGAGTCCGTCATGGACTACATCTACGTCCGGCAGGTGACTTGCCCCCATTGCGGAGGCGAAGCCCCGCTTCTCAACACCTGCTGGCTTTCCAAGGCGGACGGAGAGCCCTGGGGGGTTGCCGTTCTACCGGACGGAAAGAGAAAGAATGGCACGGTTCGGTTCAAGACCTACTGCGTCACGACGGGGAAAGGATCCAACGGAGAGGATCCCGATTTTTCGACCGTCCGCGGCGGCAAGGGGCTTTGCGTCCACTGCGGACAGGGGATCGACGCGGAGGAGATCAAGCGCCAGGCCCGCGGGGAATCCGAGCACGGCAAGTGGAAGGACCGCCTCTATGCCGTGGCGGCGGTGCGCCATCAGCCCAAACTCGACAAAAACGGACGCGTCCAAAGGGTCAAGACCGGGAAAAGGGCGGGAGAAATCAAGATGGAGAAGGTCCATTTCTTCCGTCCTCCGAACGAACGCGACCTCGCCGCCCTGGACGAGGCGGAGCGGATGCTGAAGGAGAACTGGACCCGCTGGGAGGACGCCGGTCTGATCCCTACGGAAGCTATTCCCGAAGGGCATAAGACGAGAGAACCCCTACGGGTTGGCATGAAACGGTGGTGTGATCTGTTCACCCCACGCCAACTCCTGGGGCACCTTTTCCTCATCGAGGAACTGAACCGCCTGAAGCCTCAAATTCTGAAGGAACTGGACCATGAAAAGGGCAAGGCTGTGGTGACCTATCTTCAGTTCGCCATCGATAAGGGATTGGATTACAACAGCATACAAACATTATGGCATGCAAACAGAGGTGTTATCGCTCATGTTTTTACTCGTCACGATTTCTCGACAAAATGGACTTTCGGGGAAATGGTTTTTACGGGACCAAATTCTGGTGCCGCATGGGGTTTGTCTCAAATCTTGGAGGCCTACGGAGGAATAGCCGAACTCCTGGAGCCCGTGAGGCGGGCAACCCGGGGAAACCCGCCCCTGACGCTCTTTAACGGGACGGCGGCGGCGATGCCGCAGGTATCGGATAAATCGGTGGACGTCATTTGCTTCGACCCCCCCTACTACAACAATGTCCAATACGCGGAGCTCTCCGATTATTTCTACGTCTGGCAGAGACGGACCCTCAAGGACCTCTATCCGGACCTCTTTCACCGACGTCTCACAAACAAGGACGAAGAGGCCGTTGCGAACCCGGATCGTGATGGGGGGGAGAAGGAGTCCAAGGCAGCGTATGAGCGCATGATGGGAGAGATTTTCCTCGAGGCTCGTCGCGTTTTGAAAGACGGCGGGCTTATGACGATGATGTTCACTCACAAGAGTCAGGAAGCTTGGGAAACGCTCACACGAGCACTCATACACAGTGGGTTTGTCATCACATCGACTGTGCCTGTTGAGTCTGAAGGGGAAAGAGATATCCATCACCAGAATATGGCCGCTACGGTCAGTTCTATCTTTATTTCCTGTCGCAAGGCGGTCCGGCAGGAAAATCGTCCTCCGAGCTCCTGGAGGGGCTTTGGCGGCAGCGGCGTCCAGCAGAAAGTGCAGGCGGGTGTCGAGAAGGGACTGGAGGAATTTGCCCACCTGAACCTGAACCCGGTGGACCGGATGGTCGCCTGCTACGGCCGGGCCCTGCAGGTTTTGTCGGAAAATTGGCCCGTTTTGGATGGGGAAGACCCGGTCGGGCCGAAGCGGGCCATGCTCGAAGCCTCCCGCGTCGTCGCCGAGGCCCAGTTCCGGGAGAGCGCAAAGGGGAAACTTTCCCTGTCGGACCTTTCGCCCGAGGCCGCCATGGCGGTGCTTCTTTTCGGCATCTTCGGCCTTGAGGAGTTCGACTATGACGATGCCTTGAGCCTCTCGAAGTCCCTGAACATCGCCTTGGAGGCCAAGACCGGGGGGTATGCCGCGAATGGCCGTTTTATCGGCATCAACGCCCAGGAAAGCGAGCGGCGGGCGGCGGCGCTCAAGTCCAACGAAGTCGGTTTTGCCGCACCGCTTGTCCGCAAAGGAAGCAAGCTCCGCCTGGCTCTCCCCGAAGAGCGGGATCCTCGCCGCCTCGAAAGCCCCCAGACGGAGTGGGATCTCCTGCAGGGAACGATCATGGCCTACCGGGAGGGGATGGAGATCACCGCCAAGGGATATCTCCAGAACAAGGCCGGTGAAAAGGCTTCCGTGGCGAAAAGCCTGCTCTGCGTCTGGGCGGAGGAGGTGGCGGACGAGACGTTGAGGAAGGAAGCCCGGGCGATTCGGTTCGGGCTGGGACTTTTGGAGGCCTGA
- a CDS encoding DUF7680 family protein, with protein sequence MRKIVRSSGLDLDRHFDTYLRPALKSARWILRVTDHSGRPSPVFVVKEHLLVPGEKDASGKEKKTIQDRGALFGDALVRLLPIVRKILSGIRSEQGIPLEIQRYIEGLPVAYRGNLPLDEETGFKFALMFKLQERLKELDRVELMARRVEKFSREEAAYWHSRISDFSPEANRWAQTGLRIMLAGQPHDPAIQTMLEKLRRN encoded by the coding sequence ATGAGAAAGATCGTTCGCTCCTCCGGCTTGGATTTGGACCGGCATTTCGACACCTACCTGAGGCCCGCGTTGAAGAGTGCCAGGTGGATTCTTCGCGTGACGGACCATTCGGGCAGGCCCAGCCCGGTCTTCGTCGTGAAGGAACATCTCCTTGTTCCCGGTGAAAAGGACGCTTCGGGCAAAGAGAAAAAAACCATCCAAGATCGCGGGGCCTTGTTCGGAGATGCCCTGGTCCGCCTTTTGCCCATCGTCCGAAAGATTCTGTCGGGAATTCGAAGCGAACAGGGAATCCCCCTGGAAATCCAGAGATACATCGAAGGACTGCCCGTCGCCTATCGGGGAAATTTGCCGTTGGACGAAGAGACGGGCTTCAAGTTCGCCCTCATGTTCAAGCTTCAGGAACGGCTGAAGGAACTGGACCGGGTGGAACTGATGGCCCGGCGCGTGGAGAAGTTCTCCCGGGAGGAGGCCGCCTACTGGCATTCCCGCATCTCCGATTTCAGCCCGGAGGCGAACCGCTGGGCTCAAACGGGCCTTCGGATCATGCTGGCCGGTCAGCCCCACGATCCGGCCATCCAGACGATGCTCGAGAAGCTGCGCCGTAACTGA
- a CDS encoding ATP-binding protein, producing the protein MGVLKACQPRKDLLSGSINMEIFTASLSQVANFYKGQKSVHLLYTDASAFFSEGTYFTEDMKMILRDVVFRLGGETTASALKRLETGFGGGKTHTLIACLHLAKKGKELASYVSEFIEEDLLPEPGTVDVVAIAGDAVPVKETRGSELKPYPLWTEIARQLGGTDLSDDVASYLDRLDSPDEAFFERLFGGRRVLILIDELAHYAARWAVAYPQAKTMLPTFFMSLLGYASQHPGIAIVVTLAGLHDAFSAQTAELSKTLSELSNQPLDSGQALSLQQDAARELTTILARAETVVVPVKAKDLSAVLGKRLFEHIDRNEARRTVEAYRQLYERSTSLLPGGLQLEPFLEEMRTTYPFHPAMLDLLNKKLSTVPTFQKTRGVLRILALAVRALWKSGNDVPMIHPGHLDFMDARTVDELLGRTGNTSMIPVLNADIGTADTPALQGGRSNAERADHENPHPDKIPYHVLTWKTVFLNSLAGQAEGLASPVFGINEPDALLAVAQPGLTPAQVKQALEDIRTKAFYLREKNGLYYAVSEPNVNLALSRIRESITEEQILTELEVKARNLFGKSRQGFLVKPDVIGPQDLPDKQDRSLLGVLSIRLAEVDPVAFITTVGKGVPRLYQNSVFLFIPETARILRPGEEGRLIPEGEEQRERAKFELYALARNVLATKILKDNPQNYGISASQVKEIDFPKLDNDLERRVSLAYRFLAYPVKEGIFALKEIRTAGGEGGDAQFEQIRTVLKENGEIIPSGPVTKEILHELQSLFFADGDYLSLGRIREKFHVNRGWPVLEDPECLPLIAREGVKRGYWCLAGKFDEKTGKPGKFYDAETPEIPIHEELSDEDILVTVQGAKQRRWGIQSGPTKEEIRCLVESATEEKKGLRVAQVQEHVKGLRDDAPEEIINETLVDLARKEQLLAYEGDPEQSEKPPKLVSGIEAIRMTPTPELVVITRGEAVRRGWLAEKPNALKISGPEGLAVFSSGFLRKLGSFYTRGAKTRFHRFDVTEFELPTGGRFSLMLRDVGPEGMKQLGELFEILGDMLTPSSESELIVEIGNPDETCLLVRELRRALQGKE; encoded by the coding sequence GTGGGCGTACTGAAAGCGTGTCAACCGAGGAAGGACCTTCTATCCGGCTCCATCAACATGGAGATTTTTACCGCCTCTCTAAGCCAGGTGGCGAACTTTTACAAAGGCCAGAAATCGGTACACCTTCTCTACACGGATGCGTCCGCGTTCTTCTCCGAAGGGACCTATTTCACCGAGGACATGAAGATGATTCTTCGGGATGTCGTCTTCCGTCTCGGCGGAGAAACCACTGCCTCGGCCCTGAAGCGCCTCGAAACCGGTTTCGGCGGAGGCAAGACCCACACCCTCATTGCCTGCCTCCACCTGGCGAAAAAAGGAAAAGAGCTGGCCTCCTACGTCTCCGAGTTCATCGAGGAAGATCTCCTTCCCGAGCCCGGAACGGTCGATGTCGTCGCGATTGCCGGGGATGCCGTTCCCGTCAAGGAAACGCGGGGTAGCGAGTTGAAACCGTATCCCCTGTGGACGGAGATCGCCCGGCAATTGGGCGGGACCGACCTGTCCGACGACGTTGCTTCCTATCTGGACCGTCTCGATTCTCCCGACGAAGCCTTTTTCGAGCGACTCTTCGGCGGCCGCAGGGTCTTGATCCTCATCGACGAGCTGGCGCATTACGCCGCCCGGTGGGCCGTCGCCTACCCGCAGGCAAAAACCATGCTGCCCACCTTCTTCATGTCACTCCTGGGGTATGCCTCCCAACATCCCGGCATCGCCATCGTCGTCACCCTGGCGGGGCTTCACGATGCATTTTCCGCACAAACGGCCGAGCTTTCCAAAACCCTTTCGGAACTCTCCAACCAGCCCCTGGATTCCGGACAGGCCCTGTCGCTTCAGCAGGATGCCGCTCGAGAACTGACCACTATCCTGGCGAGAGCAGAAACCGTCGTGGTGCCCGTCAAGGCAAAGGACCTCTCCGCCGTCCTCGGCAAGCGTCTTTTTGAACACATCGACCGGAACGAAGCCCGCCGCACCGTGGAAGCGTATCGACAGCTCTACGAGCGAAGCACGTCGCTTCTTCCCGGAGGCCTTCAGCTCGAGCCCTTCCTCGAGGAGATGCGAACGACCTATCCCTTCCATCCCGCCATGTTGGACCTGTTGAACAAAAAGCTCTCCACGGTCCCGACCTTCCAGAAAACCCGGGGCGTCCTGAGAATCCTCGCACTCGCGGTGCGGGCTCTTTGGAAGTCGGGAAACGATGTCCCCATGATCCATCCTGGCCATCTGGACTTCATGGATGCCCGGACCGTGGACGAACTTTTGGGCCGCACGGGCAACACTTCCATGATCCCGGTGCTCAACGCGGACATCGGGACTGCGGATACTCCAGCGCTTCAGGGCGGGCGCTCCAACGCCGAACGGGCCGACCACGAGAACCCTCATCCGGACAAGATCCCGTACCATGTCCTGACCTGGAAGACCGTCTTTCTGAACAGCCTTGCGGGACAGGCGGAAGGCCTGGCGAGCCCCGTTTTCGGGATCAACGAACCTGACGCCCTGCTTGCCGTGGCCCAGCCGGGGCTTACCCCCGCACAAGTGAAGCAGGCCCTGGAGGACATCCGGACGAAAGCCTTCTACCTCAGAGAGAAGAACGGGCTCTACTACGCCGTTTCCGAGCCGAACGTCAATTTGGCCCTTTCGAGGATCCGAGAGTCCATCACCGAAGAACAGATTCTGACCGAGCTGGAGGTGAAGGCCCGAAATCTGTTTGGAAAGAGCCGGCAGGGCTTTTTGGTCAAGCCGGATGTTATTGGCCCTCAGGACCTTCCGGACAAACAGGACCGTTCGCTGCTGGGAGTTCTCTCCATCCGGCTTGCCGAGGTGGATCCTGTCGCCTTCATCACCACCGTGGGCAAGGGCGTTCCTCGTCTGTACCAGAACAGCGTCTTCCTGTTCATTCCGGAAACAGCCCGCATCCTCCGTCCCGGCGAGGAAGGGCGCCTCATCCCGGAAGGGGAGGAGCAGCGGGAACGGGCCAAATTCGAACTTTACGCTCTCGCAAGAAATGTCCTTGCGACCAAGATCCTGAAGGACAACCCCCAGAACTATGGCATTTCGGCCTCCCAGGTGAAGGAAATTGACTTCCCGAAGCTGGACAATGACCTTGAAAGGCGGGTGAGCCTCGCCTATCGCTTCCTCGCCTATCCGGTCAAGGAAGGGATCTTCGCCCTCAAGGAAATCCGAACGGCTGGAGGCGAGGGAGGCGACGCGCAGTTCGAGCAAATCCGCACGGTCCTGAAGGAAAATGGAGAAATTATTCCCTCGGGCCCGGTAACAAAGGAAATCCTCCACGAGCTCCAGTCGCTTTTCTTTGCGGATGGGGATTACCTCTCTTTGGGTCGGATCCGGGAGAAATTCCACGTGAACCGAGGCTGGCCCGTCCTGGAGGATCCGGAGTGCCTGCCGCTCATCGCCCGGGAGGGCGTCAAGAGAGGATACTGGTGCTTGGCCGGAAAGTTCGACGAAAAAACCGGGAAACCGGGAAAATTCTACGATGCCGAAACCCCGGAAATTCCCATCCACGAAGAGTTGAGCGACGAAGACATTCTGGTCACGGTTCAGGGGGCAAAGCAGCGGAGATGGGGGATTCAGTCGGGTCCAACGAAAGAGGAGATCCGCTGCCTGGTGGAGTCAGCCACGGAAGAGAAGAAAGGCCTCAGAGTGGCCCAGGTCCAGGAGCACGTCAAGGGACTTCGCGACGACGCCCCGGAGGAGATCATCAACGAAACTCTTGTGGACCTGGCCCGGAAAGAGCAGCTTCTCGCCTACGAAGGAGATCCCGAGCAGTCCGAGAAGCCCCCAAAACTGGTCTCCGGCATCGAGGCCATCCGGATGACACCGACTCCGGAACTGGTTGTCATCACCCGAGGCGAGGCCGTCCGAAGAGGATGGCTCGCCGAAAAGCCCAATGCCCTGAAGATTTCCGGTCCCGAAGGATTGGCGGTCTTCTCGTCCGGGTTCTTGAGAAAGCTCGGAAGCTTCTACACCAGGGGGGCGAAGACCCGTTTCCACCGGTTCGACGTGACCGAATTCGAACTCCCGACGGGAGGGCGTTTCTCCCTCATGCTGCGGGATGTCGGCCCTGAAGGGATGAAGCAGTTGGGAGAGCTGTTCGAGATCCTGGGGGATATGCTGACGCCTTCGTCGGAAAGCGAACTCATTGTGGAGATCGGAAATCCCGACGAAACCTGTCTGCTGGTCAGAGAGCTCCGGCGCGCATTGCAAGGAAAGGAATGA
- a CDS encoding helix-turn-helix domain-containing protein — MIESSPEDKIPLTFLASQSNTTPTSVLRAFRRNHGVTPHAFQMILRVNRAKKLLLRMSSLAAVANEVGFYDQSHFSAIRPYASSGRADS, encoded by the coding sequence ATGATCGAGAGCAGCCCCGAGGACAAGATCCCCCTGACGTTTCTCGCGTCACAGTCGAACACCACTCCCACATCCGTCCTGAGAGCCTTTCGCAGGAACCACGGCGTAACTCCCCACGCCTTTCAAATGATCCTTCGGGTCAACCGTGCCAAAAAACTGCTGCTCCGCATGTCTTCTCTCGCCGCCGTGGCGAACGAAGTCGGTTTCTACGACCAGAGCCATTTCTCCGCTATTCGGCCATATGCCTCTTCGGGCCGAGCAGACTCGTGA
- a CDS encoding peptidylprolyl isomerase — protein MIRLETSKGDIVLELDAEKAPKTVENFLAYVKEGFYDGTVFHRVIDGFMIQGGGFDETMTQKPTRDPIQNEANNGLKNEAYTVAMARTKDPHSATAQFFINVKDNAFLNHTAPNVQGWGYAVFGRVVEGKDVVDAIKTVDTGNVGFFQDVPLEPVVILKASVIE, from the coding sequence ATGATCAGACTGGAGACGAGTAAGGGCGATATCGTGCTGGAGCTTGACGCGGAAAAGGCGCCGAAGACGGTGGAAAACTTTCTCGCGTATGTCAAGGAGGGGTTCTACGACGGCACCGTGTTTCATCGGGTCATCGACGGATTCATGATCCAGGGAGGCGGCTTCGACGAGACCATGACACAGAAGCCGACCCGGGATCCTATTCAGAACGAGGCGAACAACGGTTTGAAGAACGAGGCCTACACCGTTGCCATGGCCCGGACAAAGGATCCCCATTCGGCGACGGCGCAGTTCTTCATCAACGTCAAGGACAATGCTTTTCTCAACCACACGGCGCCGAACGTGCAAGGATGGGGGTATGCCGTCTTTGGCCGCGTTGTGGAGGGAAAAGATGTGGTCGATGCCATCAAGACTGTGGACACCGGCAACGTCGGATTTTTTCAGGACGTTCCCCTGGAGCCGGTGGTGATCCTCAAGGCGTCGGTGATCGAGTAG
- a CDS encoding GNAT family N-acetyltransferase, giving the protein MNRYTFKGADLRKDGPRLRRFFNQVFDPEKVGDFAESLTLYFPRMEGRSWFLAEEDSSGEIAAGCALIPWKWRMEHVVLDVAELGIVGTGEAHRKQGLMRCLHAEFMETVREKGFHLVVIQGIPGFYDKLGFRYALPLCAHIDLPLHAVTKEEPGNVTFRPAGIGDIPFLVEEDEAFARANVVSAVRGVEHWTYLLTDGQKTEYSSEFLIFEDAEGRKGYARLPRFGFGSGLIVSEVSEGISWEMGAALLGYCRRLAEDRGKPYIRLDLHPDAPLSRLALASGAVLGDMYAWQVLVPDHRTLLLHLAPVLEKRLERGLFSGYSGVLRLDFFDESLDLIWCGGRLTEIRPGDAKSCAAHFCVHRELFPSLCLGHRSWRELQQTRPDVFPALSHTGSRVERVSDPTELLVGELFPPRRSWIYEQY; this is encoded by the coding sequence ATGAATCGATATACGTTCAAGGGTGCCGATCTTCGAAAGGACGGACCCCGACTTCGCCGTTTTTTCAACCAGGTTTTCGACCCCGAAAAGGTGGGGGATTTTGCGGAATCCCTGACTCTTTATTTTCCACGGATGGAAGGGCGTTCGTGGTTTCTCGCGGAAGAGGATTCCAGCGGCGAGATCGCTGCGGGGTGCGCGCTCATTCCGTGGAAATGGAGGATGGAGCATGTCGTCCTCGACGTGGCCGAACTGGGAATCGTCGGTACCGGCGAGGCGCACCGCAAGCAGGGCCTGATGCGGTGCCTGCACGCCGAGTTCATGGAGACGGTTCGGGAGAAGGGTTTCCATCTTGTCGTCATCCAGGGCATCCCCGGTTTCTATGACAAGTTGGGTTTTCGCTATGCCCTGCCTTTGTGCGCGCACATCGACCTTCCTCTCCATGCGGTGACGAAGGAAGAGCCGGGAAATGTGACGTTTCGTCCCGCCGGCATCGGGGACATTCCCTTTTTGGTGGAGGAGGACGAGGCATTTGCCCGAGCCAATGTCGTCTCCGCCGTTCGTGGAGTGGAACACTGGACGTATCTGCTCACGGACGGACAGAAGACGGAGTACAGTTCGGAGTTTTTGATTTTCGAGGACGCCGAAGGACGAAAGGGATATGCGCGTCTTCCCCGGTTCGGGTTCGGCAGCGGCCTCATTGTGAGCGAGGTCAGCGAGGGGATTTCCTGGGAGATGGGGGCCGCGCTTCTGGGATACTGCCGCCGTCTCGCGGAGGATCGCGGAAAGCCCTACATCCGGCTCGACCTGCATCCCGACGCCCCTCTTTCGCGGCTCGCTCTGGCGTCGGGGGCGGTCCTGGGGGACATGTACGCCTGGCAGGTTCTCGTTCCCGATCATCGCACGTTGTTGCTGCATCTGGCACCGGTGCTGGAGAAACGCCTGGAGCGCGGGCTTTTTTCCGGCTACTCCGGTGTGTTGCGCCTGGACTTTTTCGACGAGAGCCTGGACCTGATCTGGTGCGGAGGACGGCTTACGGAGATCCGCCCGGGAGACGCAAAATCTTGTGCCGCGCATTTCTGTGTCCACAGAGAGCTGTTTCCGTCGCTCTGCCTGGGGCATCGGTCCTGGCGGGAGCTTCAGCAAACCAGGCCGGACGTTTTCCCCGCGCTCTCTCACACAGGTTCTCGGGTGGAACGGGTTTCCGATCCGACGGAATTGTTGGTGGGCGAGCTGTTTCCGCCCCGACGGTCCTGGATCTACGAGCAATATTGA
- a CDS encoding AbrB family transcriptional regulator, which translates to MAQILRILMTFGVGAVGFVVFRLLKIPNPALLGAMFCTGLMNIAGLYPAFPLWPVSFSANVVIGVMLGRQIDRNLISRIRDLALYVVSMTVGLMLLSLLCGLTFFKFADVSLKTALVATSAGGITEMMIFGMSINADLSIVACLQLFRVVIFLTLIPFISVLDKGKSNRPQWKSPENLSPADCFSKVDYVLLTFVAFIGAGIAAYFKIPTGAMLGAMVASGIFAVVIKKSYCYDARLRFAAQIGLGVVMGQRMTYAMISQLGEILAPALLTTAVMLAGSIALAFLLRRLSGWDMLTCLLCAAPAGLSQITAFAEEIGVDSFTASVFHTVRILSIVIIYPWIILWAI; encoded by the coding sequence TTGGCGCAAATTCTGAGAATCCTGATGACGTTTGGGGTTGGAGCCGTCGGTTTTGTGGTGTTTCGCCTTCTGAAGATTCCAAACCCTGCGTTGCTCGGGGCGATGTTCTGTACGGGACTCATGAACATCGCTGGCCTTTATCCCGCTTTTCCCTTATGGCCCGTGTCGTTCTCGGCGAATGTTGTCATCGGTGTCATGCTGGGTCGTCAAATAGACAGGAATCTTATAAGCCGGATTCGAGATCTCGCGCTGTATGTTGTTTCGATGACGGTTGGTTTGATGTTGTTGTCTCTGTTGTGCGGTCTCACGTTCTTCAAATTTGCGGATGTTTCGTTGAAAACCGCTCTCGTTGCTACATCTGCTGGCGGAATAACCGAAATGATGATTTTTGGCATGTCGATAAACGCGGACCTGTCCATAGTGGCCTGTCTGCAACTGTTCAGGGTAGTCATTTTCCTCACGCTCATCCCGTTTATCTCCGTGCTTGACAAGGGAAAATCAAACCGGCCACAATGGAAAAGTCCGGAAAATCTTTCACCGGCGGATTGTTTTTCCAAGGTTGACTATGTTCTCCTGACTTTCGTTGCATTCATCGGCGCGGGGATTGCCGCATATTTCAAAATCCCGACGGGTGCCATGCTGGGAGCAATGGTTGCATCAGGGATATTTGCTGTTGTCATTAAAAAATCGTATTGTTACGACGCGAGACTGAGGTTTGCCGCACAGATTGGATTGGGGGTCGTCATGGGGCAGAGAATGACGTATGCCATGATCTCCCAATTGGGAGAGATCCTTGCCCCCGCGTTGTTGACGACGGCAGTGATGCTCGCGGGATCGATTGCCCTCGCGTTCCTGCTCCGCCGGCTGAGCGGATGGGACATGCTGACATGCCTTTTATGTGCGGCGCCGGCAGGGCTTAGCCAGATAACCGCCTTTGCCGAGGAGATTGGTGTGGATTCTTTCACTGCCTCTGTTTTTCATACGGTAAGGATTCTTAGTATCGTAATAATTTATCCATGGATAATTTTATGGGCAATATAA